In Nostoc sp. UHCC 0926, a single genomic region encodes these proteins:
- a CDS encoding alkaline phosphatase family protein: MTDTKGNGRNVIIFVADGLRNGSVNPTDTPTLYSVRQQGVSFANSHSLFPTFTTPNAAAIATGHYLGDTGDFSNTIYTGFPSPNANGSVTPFIENDSVLGDIDEKFPGNNFLDEESLLAYARSQGFNTAAVGKLGPVAIQDVTQVNREGGTTGTIPTPNTIIIDDSTNGATPPTTAAGSPSAVPLAPDIVNRLQAAGLDVKPTTRVQPAGNNTTPGTLNANVAQQQYFADATTKVILPKFQEEDKPFALVYWSRDPDGSQHNQGDSLNTLTPGINGTTSKAGVKNADDNLKQLLDYLKSTGLDKTTDVFITSDHGFSTISKQVIDSQGTKTTSYAATQTYTGVNPGFLPAGFVAIDLAHDLGLPLYDPNPTTLPPDLKHIQYATVDATQGQRPISGNGVIGGTGQVINGQLDSGTKIVVAANGGSDLIYLPNGNADLAKQVVNLLSQKDYISGIFVNDSYGTIPGALPLSAIGLKGDAQTPVPSIVINFKTFSTDPNNPNNPQAQVEIADTTLQQGQGMHGSFGRGDTFNNMEAIGPDFKQGYVDYAPVSNADVTPTLASILGLKIPSNGDLKGRAITEALVGGPDVVPSTKEVLTSEKTTNGQATILDSQNVGNTQYFTAAGFADRTVGLTTLDIQFGSTTSDDVTLKPNQTLFTGEGADFVEGTKGNTIQTGRGEDTVLVGSDSSVSTGDGNDNIFVGQNGAASNTSVDGGNGDEQVTVVEASGSNNLFGGAGADTLTVVEGSHQLSFGGSGNDTLKSQGSNNRLYGGSGDDKLFSGVNDSLFGGDGDDVLFAGQGGGDRFSGGAGADQFWIANANLPTSKNSITDFTVGIDKIGLGGVGVTQFSALTLLQQGSTTLVKTGNTELVSLLGITSTSLTANDFVFSASVVP; encoded by the coding sequence ATGACTGATACAAAGGGCAACGGTAGAAATGTCATTATTTTTGTTGCAGATGGATTGCGTAACGGTTCTGTAAACCCCACTGATACCCCAACTTTATATAGTGTCCGTCAGCAGGGAGTTAGTTTTGCCAATAGTCATTCGCTATTTCCGACATTTACCACCCCGAATGCTGCTGCGATCGCAACGGGGCATTATCTGGGTGATACAGGTGACTTTAGTAACACTATCTACACTGGTTTTCCTAGTCCTAATGCCAATGGTAGTGTGACGCCATTCATTGAAAATGATTCTGTTCTGGGGGATATTGACGAAAAGTTTCCTGGTAACAACTTTTTAGATGAAGAGTCACTCCTAGCTTATGCGCGATCGCAGGGTTTCAACACAGCAGCAGTTGGTAAATTAGGGCCCGTTGCCATCCAAGATGTCACACAAGTTAACCGAGAAGGTGGTACTACAGGTACTATTCCTACTCCGAATACAATAATTATTGATGACAGTACGAATGGTGCAACACCGCCGACTACAGCCGCTGGTTCACCTTCTGCTGTTCCCCTTGCTCCAGATATTGTCAATCGCTTACAAGCCGCTGGTCTAGATGTAAAACCGACAACGCGAGTCCAGCCAGCTGGTAACAATACAACTCCTGGCACCCTGAATGCGAATGTGGCTCAACAACAATACTTTGCAGATGCCACTACCAAAGTAATTTTACCCAAGTTTCAGGAAGAAGATAAACCATTCGCATTGGTGTACTGGTCAAGAGATCCCGATGGTAGTCAGCACAATCAGGGTGATAGCTTAAACACTTTGACACCAGGTATCAATGGTACTACTTCAAAAGCTGGGGTCAAAAATGCTGATGATAATTTAAAGCAACTTCTTGACTATCTCAAGAGTACAGGCTTGGACAAGACTACTGATGTCTTTATTACTTCCGACCACGGTTTTTCTACCATCAGCAAACAAGTTATTGATAGCCAAGGCACAAAAACTACAAGTTATGCTGCCACCCAAACATACACGGGTGTAAATCCGGGATTTTTACCAGCAGGCTTTGTTGCAATTGATTTGGCTCATGATCTAGGTCTACCCCTATACGATCCTAACCCTACGACTCTCCCCCCAGACCTGAAGCACATCCAGTATGCGACTGTTGATGCCACACAAGGTCAACGTCCTATTTCTGGGAATGGTGTAATTGGTGGTACAGGTCAGGTAATTAATGGCCAACTTGACTCAGGCACAAAGATAGTTGTAGCTGCAAATGGGGGATCTGACCTAATTTATCTACCTAATGGCAATGCTGACCTAGCCAAACAGGTAGTGAATTTGCTCTCACAAAAAGACTACATCAGTGGTATTTTTGTAAACGATTCCTATGGAACTATTCCAGGTGCTTTACCACTGAGTGCGATCGGGCTAAAAGGTGATGCTCAAACACCAGTTCCATCTATTGTGATCAATTTCAAAACCTTTAGCACAGACCCAAATAACCCAAACAACCCTCAAGCTCAGGTAGAGATTGCTGACACAACTTTGCAGCAAGGGCAGGGGATGCATGGCAGCTTTGGTCGAGGTGACACCTTCAATAATATGGAGGCTATTGGCCCTGACTTTAAACAAGGCTATGTAGACTATGCGCCCGTCAGTAATGCTGATGTAACGCCTACACTTGCTAGTATTCTGGGGTTAAAAATTCCCAGTAATGGCGATTTGAAAGGTCGTGCCATAACAGAAGCACTGGTGGGAGGCCCGGATGTAGTTCCCTCCACTAAAGAAGTCTTGACTTCGGAAAAAACTACTAATGGTCAAGCAACTATTCTGGATTCTCAAAATGTAGGTAATACTCAGTACTTTACAGCAGCAGGATTTGCCGATCGCACTGTTGGACTAACAACACTAGATATTCAATTTGGTTCTACCACTAGTGATGATGTTACCCTCAAGCCAAATCAAACTTTATTCACAGGTGAAGGAGCAGACTTTGTAGAAGGTACTAAGGGTAACACAATCCAGACTGGAAGGGGTGAAGATACGGTGCTGGTTGGCAGTGACTCTTCAGTGTCCACAGGGGACGGTAATGATAATATCTTTGTTGGTCAAAATGGTGCTGCTAGCAACACGAGTGTCGATGGTGGCAATGGTGATGAGCAAGTTACCGTAGTTGAAGCCAGTGGTAGTAATAATTTGTTTGGAGGCGCAGGTGCTGATACTCTCACAGTAGTTGAAGGTTCGCATCAATTATCTTTCGGTGGCTCAGGTAACGATACCCTTAAGAGTCAAGGTAGCAATAACCGTCTGTATGGTGGTTCTGGGGATGACAAACTCTTCTCCGGTGTCAATGACTCCCTGTTTGGTGGCGATGGTGATGATGTGCTATTTGCTGGTCAAGGGGGTGGTGATCGCTTCAGTGGTGGTGCTGGTGCTGACCAGTTTTGGATTGCTAACGCCAATCTGCCAACTAGCAAGAACAGCATAACTGACTTTACAGTCGGGATTGATAAAATCGGGCTTGGCGGTGTTGGCGTCACTCAGTTTAGTGCTTTAACCTTATTGCAACAGGGTAGTACGACTCTGGTGAAAACCGGAAATACAGAGTTGGTTTCATTGCTGGGAATTACCTCAACTAGCCTGACTGCAAATGACTTCGTTTTCTCTGCTAGCGTCGTACCTTAG
- a CDS encoding non-ribosomal peptide synthetase has product MESITNSLAPNESELLANEYQASSSENNLERDNLILPILKYSDKDQLIEWNQTQTDYPQQACIHQLFEAQVEKTPNAVALIFNNQHLTYRDLNSRANQLAQYLQSLGVGTEILVGICIERSLEMVVALLAILKAGGAYVPLEPGYPQERLAFMLSDTQVSVLLTQKELVAKLPTHTAFVICLDADWNALAKPTVPLWESKLRVADAPEGIAQNKNENLSTSITADNLAYVMYTSGSTGIPKGVSIIHRGVVRLVKETNYVQLTAEEIILQLAPISFDASTFEIWGCLLNGGRLVICPPNTPSLEELGQIIQQYQVTTLWLTAGLFHLIVDEKIDALKSLRQLLAGGDVLSVPHVQKFLQTVKNCQLINGYGPTENTTFTCCHTITAPLQPGVSIPIGRPIANTQVYILDHNLQPVSIGETGELYIGGNGLARDYLNRPDLTAEKFISHSFDRNLATRLYKTGDLGRYLPDGNIEFLGRIDNQVKIHGFRIELGEIEREIAQHPDVREIVVLARQDKTGEKQLTAYIVPHYNSTYIYNKLRNFLQQRLPNYMVPSAFVILESLPLTANGKVDRHKLPAPSRERPQLEQAYIDPQTDLERLLAGILSELLKIDRVGIDDNFFDLGGTSISILQVAMRLQQELGIELPTVKLFQYSTIGSLANYLHSNQNSQPSHDKLQNRAQRQQAARTRRRNHQQGV; this is encoded by the coding sequence ATGGAATCAATAACTAATTCATTAGCTCCAAATGAAAGTGAATTGTTGGCAAATGAGTATCAAGCCTCATCATCAGAAAATAACTTAGAACGTGATAATTTAATATTACCTATCTTGAAATACTCTGACAAAGACCAGCTAATCGAGTGGAATCAGACTCAAACTGATTATCCTCAGCAAGCGTGTATTCATCAATTGTTTGAAGCACAAGTAGAGAAAACACCTAATGCTGTAGCACTAATATTTAATAATCAGCATCTCACCTATAGAGATTTGAATAGTCGTGCTAATCAACTAGCACAATATCTGCAATCGCTAGGGGTGGGAACAGAAATTCTTGTAGGAATCTGCATAGAGCGCTCTTTAGAAATGGTTGTAGCACTTTTAGCTATCCTCAAAGCAGGTGGAGCTTATGTGCCATTAGAACCAGGGTATCCCCAAGAACGTTTAGCTTTCATGCTGTCAGATACTCAGGTATCAGTACTATTAACTCAAAAAGAACTAGTTGCCAAATTACCTACTCATACAGCATTTGTAATTTGCCTAGATGCAGATTGGAACGCGTTGGCAAAGCCCACCGTACCCCTATGGGAAAGCAAGCTACGCGTAGCGGACGCACCAGAAGGTATCGCCCAAAATAAAAATGAGAACCTAAGCACTAGCATTACTGCTGACAACTTGGCTTATGTCATGTATACCTCAGGTTCTACAGGTATACCCAAAGGTGTTAGCATTATCCATCGTGGTGTAGTTAGGTTAGTCAAAGAAACTAATTATGTTCAACTAACGGCTGAAGAAATAATTCTCCAACTTGCTCCTATTTCCTTCGACGCTTCAACTTTTGAAATTTGGGGTTGCTTACTTAACGGTGGGCGACTAGTAATTTGCCCTCCTAATACACCATCTTTAGAAGAATTAGGGCAGATTATTCAACAATATCAAGTTACAACTCTTTGGCTGACAGCCGGCTTATTCCATCTCATAGTGGATGAAAAAATTGATGCTTTAAAATCCTTGCGTCAACTTTTAGCGGGTGGTGATGTTTTATCTGTTCCCCATGTACAGAAGTTTCTCCAAACAGTAAAGAATTGTCAGCTAATTAATGGTTATGGGCCAACTGAGAATACAACTTTTACCTGCTGCCATACTATAACAGCACCACTGCAACCAGGTGTCTCTATTCCTATTGGTCGCCCAATTGCTAATACCCAAGTTTATATATTAGATCACAACCTCCAACCAGTATCAATTGGAGAAACTGGCGAATTGTACATTGGTGGTAATGGATTAGCTAGAGACTATTTGAACCGTCCCGACTTGACTGCGGAAAAATTTATTTCTCACTCTTTTGATAGGAATTTAGCAACGCGCCTTTACAAAACTGGAGATTTAGGTCGTTATCTTCCAGATGGCAATATCGAGTTCTTAGGTCGAATTGACAATCAGGTAAAAATTCACGGTTTCCGAATTGAACTAGGGGAAATTGAGCGGGAGATTGCACAACATCCTGATGTTCGGGAAATTGTCGTTTTAGCCCGTCAGGATAAAACAGGTGAAAAACAGTTGACAGCTTATATTGTTCCTCACTATAACAGTACATACATATATAATAAGTTGCGTAATTTTTTACAGCAGCGACTACCTAATTACATGGTGCCATCAGCGTTTGTGATCTTAGAATCATTGCCTTTAACTGCAAATGGCAAAGTAGATAGACATAAATTGCCAGCACCAAGTAGAGAACGTCCGCAACTGGAACAAGCCTACATTGATCCCCAAACCGATTTAGAGCGTTTGCTTGCAGGTATTTTGTCTGAACTGCTCAAAATTGATCGCGTTGGGATTGATGATAATTTCTTTGATTTGGGAGGAACTTCAATCTCAATTCTGCAAGTTGCTATGCGGTTGCAACAGGAGCTTGGTATTGAGCTACCTACTGTGAAGCTATTTCAGTATTCAACGATTGGCTCTTTAGCAAACTATTTGCATTCAAACCAGAACAGCCAACCGTCTCATGACAAGCTGCAAAATCGTGCCCAACGCCAACAAGCAGCTCGGACTCGTCGCCGTAATCATCAACAAGGTGTTTAA
- a CDS encoding esterase-like activity of phytase family protein — MMATKLVGFASLPADTFSDGPASGKEVSANGRTGPFPGQPIQGFSGVQFANNNSFYFLSDNGYGSKDNSADFLLRINRLDPNFKGTENGDGSVKVLDYIQLSDPNNKVPFQIVNEGTTGRLLTGADFDVESFVFDKNGTIWVGDEFGPYLLHFDATGKLLEAPIATPDQFKTLDGEAPKVIGHRGAAGYRPEHTLESYKQGIERGADFIEPDLVVTKDGVLIARHEPALAVLNADGTVNFNNTTTNVYKHPEFADRKKTVSLDGNTITGWFAEDFTLAEIKTLRAEERLPFRDHSFDDQFEIPTFTEIINLVKNVEATTGKKIGIYPETKHPTYLAQEATYVGTTNKINRNISQLLIDTLKANNFTDPSRIFIQSFEVGNLKQLHDRIMPAAGVDIPLIQLLDASDIDINGKIIESQPYDLKVSGDTRTYGDLRTPKGLAEVATYADGIGPWKRMIVSVKGTDANGDGKADDVNGDGTVNDADKTTLPPTTLIQDAHNAGLQVHPYTFRAEDQYLAADYKGKLALEIQQFYQLGVDALFTDFPDIGDKVRDQLRDDPQYNVVRSPQNPDVLSGDAFANLGSSKGFEGGAINASKTKLYFLLEGTVQGDTPGALRINEFDIASHKYSNQLRYYRLDNPSNSIGDLAVINDNEYLVIERDNNQGAAAKFKKIYKVDLSKTDSNGYVAKEEVADLLNIQDPNDLNGDGKTTFNFPFQTIENVLVVDKNTILVANDNNYPFSTGRPGNDPQHPVIDNNEILLLKLEKPLNLAPGLGQPQAEKINFGSTSSNDITVQPNQTLFTGDGADFVEGTKGNTIQTGNGEDTVLVGSDSSVSGGEGNDQIFIGQNGPSQNTNVDGGNGNDAITVVEASGSNNLLGAAGNDTLTVIEGSHQLSFGGSGNDTLKSQGSNNRLYGGSGDDKLFSSVNDSLFGGDGDDVLFAGQGGGDRLSGGAGADQFWIANASLPGSKNTVTDFTIGIDKIGLGGIGITQFSALTLLQQGSNTLVKTGNIELASLVGITSTNLTANDFVFSASVV; from the coding sequence ATTATGGCAACTAAGTTAGTAGGCTTTGCCTCTTTACCCGCTGATACCTTTAGTGATGGCCCAGCTTCTGGTAAGGAAGTCTCAGCCAATGGCAGAACGGGGCCTTTCCCAGGACAGCCAATTCAAGGCTTCAGTGGTGTACAATTCGCTAACAATAACTCTTTTTATTTCCTGTCAGACAATGGTTACGGTAGCAAAGATAATAGTGCAGATTTTCTACTGCGAATCAATCGTCTAGACCCGAATTTCAAGGGAACAGAGAATGGAGATGGCAGTGTTAAAGTTTTAGATTACATCCAACTGTCTGACCCTAACAACAAGGTTCCTTTCCAAATTGTGAATGAGGGAACTACTGGAAGATTACTGACTGGTGCAGACTTTGATGTAGAGTCATTCGTCTTTGATAAAAACGGGACAATCTGGGTTGGAGACGAGTTTGGCCCCTACCTGCTACATTTTGATGCGACTGGTAAATTATTAGAGGCTCCCATTGCTACACCTGACCAATTCAAGACTTTAGATGGAGAAGCACCTAAAGTTATTGGTCACAGAGGTGCAGCTGGTTATCGTCCAGAACATACTTTAGAGTCTTATAAGCAAGGAATTGAGAGAGGCGCTGACTTCATTGAGCCTGACTTGGTAGTTACAAAAGATGGCGTGTTAATTGCTCGCCATGAGCCTGCTTTAGCAGTTTTGAACGCTGATGGTACTGTCAATTTCAACAACACAACCACAAATGTTTACAAACATCCAGAGTTTGCCGATCGCAAGAAAACAGTAAGTTTAGATGGAAACACAATTACAGGTTGGTTTGCTGAAGACTTCACCTTAGCTGAAATCAAGACTTTACGGGCAGAAGAACGTCTACCTTTCCGAGATCACTCCTTTGATGATCAATTTGAAATTCCTACCTTCACGGAAATCATCAATCTAGTTAAGAATGTAGAAGCGACAACAGGTAAAAAGATTGGTATCTATCCTGAAACTAAGCACCCGACATACTTGGCTCAAGAAGCTACTTATGTAGGCACGACAAACAAAATTAACCGAAACATTAGTCAGCTACTAATCGATACACTGAAGGCAAATAACTTCACTGATCCTAGTAGGATCTTCATCCAGTCCTTTGAAGTGGGTAATCTCAAACAGCTGCATGATCGCATTATGCCTGCGGCAGGCGTGGATATTCCACTTATCCAACTTCTAGATGCAAGTGACATTGACATCAACGGTAAGATTATAGAAAGTCAGCCTTATGACCTGAAGGTTAGTGGTGACACTCGCACCTATGGCGACTTACGAACTCCAAAAGGCTTGGCTGAAGTTGCCACCTATGCTGATGGCATTGGCCCTTGGAAGCGGATGATTGTTAGTGTCAAAGGTACTGATGCCAATGGCGATGGCAAAGCCGATGATGTGAATGGGGACGGTACAGTCAATGATGCTGACAAAACAACGTTACCTCCCACTACCTTAATTCAAGATGCTCACAACGCAGGTTTGCAGGTTCACCCCTACACCTTCCGTGCAGAAGATCAATACTTAGCAGCAGATTACAAAGGCAAGCTAGCACTAGAAATTCAGCAGTTCTATCAATTAGGGGTAGATGCGCTATTTACAGACTTTCCAGATATTGGGGATAAAGTACGAGATCAACTCAGAGATGATCCTCAGTATAATGTGGTGCGATCGCCACAAAACCCCGATGTTCTCTCAGGAGATGCTTTTGCTAACTTGGGTAGTTCCAAAGGTTTTGAGGGTGGAGCAATCAACGCCAGTAAAACCAAGCTTTATTTCCTACTAGAAGGTACGGTTCAGGGCGATACTCCTGGTGCTTTGCGGATTAACGAATTTGACATTGCTAGCCACAAATACAGCAATCAGTTACGTTACTACAGATTGGATAATCCGTCAAATTCGATCGGGGATTTAGCAGTCATTAATGATAATGAGTACCTAGTCATTGAGCGGGATAACAATCAAGGGGCTGCGGCTAAATTCAAGAAAATCTACAAAGTAGACCTATCTAAAACAGATTCTAATGGCTATGTAGCTAAAGAAGAAGTTGCAGACTTGTTAAACATCCAAGACCCCAACGACCTGAATGGTGACGGTAAAACCACCTTCAACTTCCCATTCCAAACCATTGAAAATGTTCTGGTTGTTGACAAAAACACCATTTTGGTCGCTAATGACAACAATTATCCCTTCTCTACAGGTCGTCCTGGCAATGATCCTCAGCATCCAGTAATAGACAACAATGAAATTCTACTGCTGAAGTTGGAAAAGCCCCTTAACCTTGCTCCTGGCTTAGGTCAACCTCAAGCTGAAAAAATTAATTTTGGCTCCACTAGCAGCAATGATATTACCGTTCAGCCAAATCAAACCCTATTCACAGGTGATGGAGCAGATTTTGTAGAAGGTACAAAAGGTAACACAATCCAGACTGGAAACGGTGAAGACACGGTGCTAGTCGGCAGTGACTCTTCAGTATCCGGTGGAGAGGGTAATGATCAGATATTTATTGGTCAAAACGGCCCATCTCAAAATACCAATGTTGATGGTGGCAATGGTAATGATGCTATTACCGTAGTAGAAGCCAGTGGGAGTAATAATTTACTTGGGGCGGCAGGTAATGATACTCTCACAGTAATTGAAGGTTCGCATCAATTATCTTTCGGTGGCTCAGGTAACGACACCCTCAAGAGTCAAGGTAGCAATAACCGTCTGTATGGTGGTTCTGGGGATGATAAACTCTTCTCCAGTGTCAATGACTCCCTGTTTGGTGGCGATGGTGATGATGTGCTATTTGCTGGTCAAGGAGGTGGCGATCGCCTCAGTGGCGGTGCTGGTGCTGATCAATTCTGGATTGCTAACGCCAGTCTGCCAGGTAGCAAGAACACTGTGACTGATTTTACAATCGGCATTGATAAAATTGGGCTTGGTGGTATTGGTATCACTCAGTTTAGTGCCCTAACACTATTGCAACAGGGTAGTAACACCTTAGTGAAAACTGGAAATATAGAGTTGGCCTCATTAGTTGGAATTACATCAACTAACCTGACTGCAAATGATTTCGTTTTTTCTGCTAGTGTCGTTTAG